GCGCGCGGGCTTTGAGCTAAACGCGCTGTGCCGCAAGCAGGACGCCGCGCGGATAAAGGGGCTAATTTTCGCGCATACGACGGCGATCGGAGTTAGAGAGTGCGCCGTGAGGAAAACCGAGCTTGCGCGCGAGTTTTGCGAAGTAGAGACTAAATACGGCAAAATAAGGCTTAAAATTTCGCGCGGCCGGGTTTACGGTTTTAACGCCGAGCAAAATTCGACGGATGAAAATTTAGCCCGAAATTACCCCGAAATTTTAAAAATCAAGCCCGAATTCGAGGACTGCAAAAAAGCCGCGCAGAGATTTCAAACGACGATCTGCGAGGTTAGAAACGAGACTTTAAAAAAATATGACGAAACTAGAAATTCTAAAAAATGATATAAAAAAGCTGGAAAATTTAGCCGTAGCGTTTAGCGGCGGCGTGGATAGCTCGCTACTGCTGCGCGTTGCCGCCGATACGCTAGGCCGGCGCGCGGTAGCTATCACGCTAAAATCGCCCTATATGTCGGGGCGCGAGATAAAAGAGGCGGTGGAATTTACCCGTACTTACGGCATCAGGCACGAAATTTTAGAGCTAGAAGCGCCCGAAGCGGTAAAAAATAATCCGCAAGATCGCTGCTACGTCTGTAAAAAGGCGGTTTTTACGCGGCTAATCGAGCTGGCAAAGCATCTAGGCTTTACAAACGTCGCCGACGGTACGAACTTAGACGACCTTGGCGAATACCGCCCGGGGCTTAAAGCAAAAGACGAGCTTGGCGTGCTTTCGCCGCTTAAAGGCCTCAAAAAATCAGAGATTAGAGAGCTTAGCCGCGAGCTTGGACTGCCGACCGCGGATAAGCCCAGCTACGCGTGCCTTCTGACGCGTTTACCGCACGATAGGGAGTTTTTCGCGGAGGAAATTTCGCTCGTGGAGCGAGCCGAAAATCTGCTAATCTCGCACGGATTTTTAAATATTCGCGCGCGATTTGACGGCAAAGCCTTTAGGCTGCAAATGGGTGCGAGCGAGACTAGGCGCTTTTGCGCGGGAGATTTTAGCGCCGTCGTACGCGAGATTGCTTCGCTTGGCGAGTATGATATTTTGCTTGATTTAAAAGGGCTTCGCGGGGAGATTTTAAATGACGAGAGATGAGGCTTTAAATTTCATTCGTACCGTAAAATCGGGCGAAAAAAGCGAGCGCGAAGCGATAGAGTTTTTACGGGATTTTCCTTTTAGCGACGTGGGATGCGCCAAGATCGACACTCAGCGTGCTTTGCGAAATGGTACTGGTGAGGTGATATATGGGGCAAATAAAACAGATGATGAAATTTTGCAAATTGCTAGTGTGATCGGCAAAAAA
The nucleotide sequence above comes from Campylobacter concisus. Encoded proteins:
- the larE gene encoding ATP-dependent sacrificial sulfur transferase LarE, which gives rise to MTKLEILKNDIKKLENLAVAFSGGVDSSLLLRVAADTLGRRAVAITLKSPYMSGREIKEAVEFTRTYGIRHEILELEAPEAVKNNPQDRCYVCKKAVFTRLIELAKHLGFTNVADGTNLDDLGEYRPGLKAKDELGVLSPLKGLKKSEIRELSRELGLPTADKPSYACLLTRLPHDREFFAEEISLVERAENLLISHGFLNIRARFDGKAFRLQMGASETRRFCAGDFSAVVREIASLGEYDILLDLKGLRGEILNDER